The genomic DNA GATGTCGTCAGAAGAGACGTATCAAGACGCATTTATAAACTATATTGCGCAACATCCGGATATTACGGTGATCCAAACTTTGCTTGAAAAAATGGTAGGTTATGCGATACGGGCAACGGATTCAGATGTGGGAATGACGCGAGGTTTTAGACAGCCATGGATGTATAATGATGCATTAAAACACCATCAGTTAGAAACAATTTTTGAATGGAAACAGCAATTTTATTTTTGTTGTGCGATACCGAGTGACAAAATGAAACAAGCTTTTCTCAATCAAGGCCAAAAGTTGGCAGGTATTTTAACGGCGATTAGTAAACGCATGGAATACAACAGTTGGCACTATACACCGGGGAATTTTTTGAATGAGCGGCATCGGATTCAACGGCATTACTATTTTCCACCAGTGATGAGTGACATTACCGAATGGAGCAATCAGCATCATCAAGGGCATGTATATGCAAATGTGAAACATGCGATACGTTGTCCGGGGACAATTCTATGTCTACCGTATACGTTAAATGCCTATTATGATTTACGGTTGATGAAAACGTCTGGCGTGATGTATTCTGAAATAGACTTAATGAAAGCGCTTTATTACAAAGAGGTTGTTGGTGCACTCTATCAAGCGTGGTTTGATTATTGTCGTGAACATCAAAGTCAACTTGATATGACGGCATATGATCGTAAATGGTATCAACAGCAATATACAAAGATTTAATATAGGAGCGTGAAGTGCGTGAAAACATTACTATTTATTAATTTGAGAAGTCACAAAGTAGAGCGCGTTGCGCCGATAATTGAGGCAAAAAGACAAGGGTATCGTGTTGTATTGATGATAGACCATGATCCACAACTGATTGACAGTGGACTAGATGAAGTGATTGAAATCGATACATATGATGAAACAGCAGTCGTTGAAGCAGTGCTTGCGTATCATCAAAAACAACCGTTGAGCGGGATACTGACATGGTCGGATAAAGATGTGGAATTGGTTGCGCAATTAAATGACCGCTTACAATTGCCAGGTATTCCGATGTCGCATGTCAAAAATGCACGTAACAAATACTTAATGCGTGTAGCGTTCGATCAAGTGCCTGATATTTCACCTACTTTTGAAAATGTGCGCAGTGAAGATGATTTTCGTCGAGCTGTTGCACGCATTGGGACGCCAGGGATATTGAAACCAGTTGGCGCTTCGGGAAGTAAAGGAATTTTTAAAATCGAAAGTGAATCATGTATTGATGATGTGTACGAAACTTTACGTCATGCGACATCACCAGAACGTGACAAAGTGTATTCTTATTATCCGAATGATTACATTTATGAAGGGTATCTTGTCGGTGAAGAAGTGTCGGTTGAAGGTGTCGTACAAAATGGAGAAGTACGCATTGCAGGGATTACGGACAAAGCGGTCACACCTGAATATTCACTGGAGTACATTGCGATTTTTCCGTCTGATAAACATGCTACCTTGCAACAAGAGATTAAGACGAAAGCGACACAAGCCATTCAAAGTTTAGGCATTGACCACTGTGCATTTCATCTGGAAGGTAGAGCAACGAAAGATGGTTTTAAAGTCATCGAAGCAGCAGCAAGACCAGGGGGCGGTTTCATTACGTCACATTTAATTCCAGGTGCATCAGGTCATTCGTTTATTGAAAAAATATTGGATGTGTCAGTCGGAAATGATGTGACTGAAAATTGGCCTATTTTTGATCAAACGTCAAAGAAAATGTGTTTTTATAGCGTCATGGCGGAGCAAGCCGGAACATTTCAAGGGATTAAAGGGCTTGACCGCTTAGTTGAAATACCTGGCGTGCACTATGTCATTCCGTTAAAAAATGTTGGTGATGCTATCGTCATGCCACCGGAACATTTTTCGAGTTGCTTTGTGCTCAATATCGTTTTAGAAGGTGAGACGACAGAAGCGCTTCGCCAAAAAATTGATTGGATTCATAAAGTGATTGAGGTGGTTGTGGAATGACAATACTCATGTTATCAAGTACGGAGCATGCAAAAACACCTTATGATGAATGGTTTCCGGATACAGCAGAACAAATGATATTATTTTGTCCAGCTGAGAAAAAAGACAGTTATGCTGATAAAAACTATTTGCGTATTGAAGCCTTTGAACATTATATGGTAAATCCTAACATTGAAATGCGTGCGCTCGAATTAAGTGCGCAATATAACATTACACATGTGTTATCGATTTCGGAATTTGACGTCATTCGAGCAGCGAAAATTAGAGCGTTGTTGGAAATAGAAGGGCAGTCGTTAATCAGTGCAGAAGCGTATCGGGATAAAGTGCTAATGAAACAGTTGTTACAAAGCACGGCAGTAAAAATACCCCACTTTGATAAAGCGATAGACGGCGCGAACATACAACGATTTGTAGAAAAGTACGGCTATCCTGTCGTGCTCAAGCCGATTGATGGCTCAGGTTCGTCAGATGTCGTGATTGCACGCGAACAACAGGATATTGACATGTTTTTGCAGACACATCCCGACATCGGAAGATATGAAATAGAACAGTTTATTGATGGGGAAATGTATCATGTCGATGGACTTGTTCACAATGCAGAAGTGAAGTGTGCCTATGTTTCGCACTATTACAATGGATGTTTAGCATTTAAAGATCATCAGCCGTTAGCGAGTTATATGTTGAAGGCAGATAATTCACTCAGTCAAGCGCTACAGCAAGAAGTGAAGCAAGTCGTTGCGGCATTACCGACATTGCCGAACGGATCGTTTCATGCCGAATTTTTCGTGACACCGACGAATGACATCTATTTTTGTGAAATTGCAAGTCGTACAGGGGGTGGTGAAATCGGTCGTACGTTAGAACATGCCATCGGAATGCAGCTCAATCAAATGAGTCTTTACTTACAAACAGGGCGTGCAGATGAGGTAGATGGCCACACACAAATTCAACGGTATGGCGGATTCATCTTGTTACCTCCCCAAAATGCGACATTTCAAGGGATACAACAACAATTAGATGAAGATTGGGTGCTTTTTCAATCTCTTAAAGCGACACCAGGCCAATCATTTGGCGCAGCGCAATTAAGTGTGAATCATATCATGTCAGTCGTCATCGAAGGAGAAGATGAGGCAACATTGATTGCGCGTATTGATCAAGTCATCGCGTGGTATCAGAAAGAAGTACAGTGGAAATGATTGTATGCAACGGCACGCAATGATAACCTACGATCATGCATACACATCAGTTGATCAGGGGAGATTGAGTGTGGTTTTTATATTTGTGATAGGCATCGTTTAAAAAAGCAATCGGAAGGCTGGGAAAACTTAAATGCATCCCAGCCTTTTAAATGTGGACTTTTTCAAACCGCCTCATAACGTTTGACGGTTGAGAGTAATAATAGAAAGCCTATTACGACTGTTGCCAAAACTAAACCTGACATCATAAGTGGTGTGAGTACCGTACCAATGATTAAAAATAGCCGTGATATGAGCTCTGCACCAATCGGTACCCAACTGTCTAGTGCAGAATGTGCACCACGTGTATCGGCAGGAATAAACCGTATTTTTTCTGCTTCCACAGTCGGCGTGAACAAAATTTCGCCAATTGTGGCCATCAACATGAAGATAACGAGGACGACTGCGTGGTTATTACTCATAACGACAGTATAGCCTCCTGCGAAAAAGAGAAAGCCAATATTTAAAACGGTCGCGACTTTGAAACGTTTGAAATAATGTAAAATCGCAAAGCTTAAACTAATAATCGTCAAAGTATTGATTAATAACAATATTGAAAACATACGGACACCATCAATCGGAAAGCCAAACAATTGAAACGTTTTGAATTGATGTTCTAAACGCACTGCAACATAGGATGAGAGTGACATTTCCGCACTTAATATGAGCATACTGCTGATAAGCAATAAGACGAAGGGTCGATTCCGATATGCCACTTGATAACGTTGAAACATCGCCACAAAGCGACGTGCTGATGGATGACTGATTGTGCGTCGCGCTTCTTGTACACCAAAATAGAGAATCAACACATTCAAAGTCAAACAAATAAAAATCAATATAAATAAACACACTTTGAACGAGCTGTAAAATAATCCTCCAATCAGCATCCCGAGTGCAGTAGAGGTGTTCGAAATCCAATACTTAAAGCGGGCATAGGGTTGTCGGTTTGTCTCGTCAATACTATCTAAAGCTAAAGCATTGTACATCGGTTTGGCTAAGGCAGTAAAGAGCTCATTGAGAAGGTAACAAGCCAAGAAAACCAAAAATAATAATTGAAATGACTGTGCCCCTTCTAATTGAGCCAATACAGCCCCCATACCTAGAAAGAGCAGTGCACTCATTGCCGTTAAACAAGCGATGACATGCTTCTTAAGTGGTAAATGGTCGCTCAAATAGCCACCGATAATCGACCCGCTAAACTTTAATAAAATTCCGACAATGAGCATAAGTCCGGCTTTTTTACCGCCTAAATAGTGCGTGAGTAATAATGCCATAAACGGAAACACGGCATTCACTGAGGCATTTTGAATAAACAACATGAGTAAACGCAACTTCACATTTTTAGGTAATGTCATAAGCATATCTCCATTTTATAAGATAAAAAATATGTAAAATTAGTATTATATTACCTTTAAAGTGTAAGCGTGTCAAAATTTGTGTGAGACCGTTGTGCACGTTACAATTTTTAAGAGGCATTGGGCTATAATAAAGAGAAAGAATGGAGGGTTATCGTTTGGATATCAAACAAATGAAATACTTTGTAGAAGTTGTACGTCAAGAAGGGATGACACGTGCAGCAGAAACATTGTATATTGCACAGCCAACAATTAGTAAGGCAATCAAAGAGCTAGAATTAGAATTAGGAGAGCCATTATTTGATCGTTCGAAGCGGCAACTGAGCTTAACAGATGTGGGTGAAGTTTTCTTTAATAAAGCGTGTGAAATATTAAATTTATATGATAGCTTACCTTTTGAAATCAGTAGTTTACTTGGAATAGAGAAAGGTTATGTTTCTATTGGATTATCTGCCATTATGGATATGGAAAGATTTGGACAAGTATTGGGAGAATTTCATCAAAAGTATCCGGATGTCGTTTTTAATCTGAATGAGAACGGCGGGAAAACGATTGAAGCTCAAGTGAGAAACAATGATATCCATTTAGGGTTAACGTCCTTACCAGTAAATAACCAAGAATTCGATTCATTCCCACTCTATTCAGAGCGCTTTGAAGTGGTGATGCATCATCTCCATCCGTTAGCACACCAACAAAGTGTGACAATTTCTGATTTAAAAGACGAAGATTTTGTGATGTTTAACGAGGATTTTTATTTGAATGATAAAATCATTGCGGTAACGCGCCAAGCGGGGTTCGTTCCGCATATTGTTTCTAAAATTTCGCAATGGCGTTTTATTGAGCATTTAATTACTGCCAAGATGGGGATTAGTATTTTGCCTGAGAACATCGTGCGTATCATTGCTCAGAATCCAGAAATCAGAGTCTTACAACTGAGTGATGTCACTTTAGATTGGGAGATGGGCGTGATATGGAAAAAAGATGTGCACCTTAACCATGCCACTAAAACTTTTTTAGATTACCTGAATATCCATCTGCCATTGGCACAACAAGGAGATAGCGTTATCATAGAAAAAAGTAATGATTGATATGAAAAACCAATATTTTTCTTATGTATCATCACCCTTTACAATAGAATCATTCGAATGAAGAGAAGGGTGGATGAAATGATTAAGTTGAAAAAGTGTTTTAAAGTGTTATCACAATTACTCATCATATACGGCATTACATTATTAGGTAACGGGATTCAACAATTATTTCACATCCCACTTGCAGGAAGTATTGTTGGATTAATCCTATTTTTTATTTTACTGCAGTTCAAAATCGTGAAAGTAGAATGGATTAAAGAGGGCGCAAATTTTCTACTCGCTACGATGGTGTTTTTCTTCATTCCTTCTGTGATAGGCGTGATGGATGTGGTTTCTGAATTAAATTTAAACTTCGTTGTCTTTTTCTCGCTTGTTGTTTTAGGGACTATACTTGTCGCTTATAGTTCCGGTTTAGTTGCTGAAAAAATGACAACAGGACGTGTATTTCGCAAAGGGCATGAGCAATCATGATGTTTTTACAGGGCGTTGCAATGATTGCGTTGACAGTCGTGATGTATATACTGTCTAGAAAACTATATACAAAGTTTAATTTTCCTATTCTTAACCCTGTTTTAATCACATCTATAAGTGTCATTATGATATTACTCTTATTTCGTCTCGATTATCACAGTTATATGGTTGGAGGACAATGGATTAATCAATTACTCGGATCTACCGTTGTTTGTTTGGCTTTTCCATTGTACTTAAATCGTCACAAGATTTTAAAATACTTCAAAACCATCTTCGTGAGTGTGTTAACTGCGGTCACTTTAAACTTTTCCCTAATTTATTTTAGCTTAAAGTTACTCGGTTACGGTCGCGAAGATATCGTGACTTTGTTACCCCGGTCGATTACAGCCGCGGTCGGAGTGCAAGTGTCACATCAGCTCGGCGGCGAAGATACAGTGACAATTATGTTTATTATTGCTACTGGTCTCGTCGGAAGTATGATCGGTGCAACACTTGTGCGCATGACGAATTTTCAAACTTCTATCGCACGTGGGATGACATTTGGGAATGCTTCTCATGCATTTGGTACTGCACGTGCTTTAGAGATGGACTTAGAGTCGGGCGCATTTAGCTCAATCGGCATGATTTTATCTGCCGTTTTAAGTTCCGTTATGCTTCCAATCTTATTGATGTTGTTCTATTAATGAATAAAGAATCGTCATGGCTACCCCTACATGCCATGACGATTTTTTAATTTTATATTGATAAATATGATAATATGATAATATGATATTATTCACGAAATGACATTGGAGGTGCAGGAAGTGAACACCATGTTCTTTATAGTGATTTTATCAATCTTAACGGTGATTGCTTGGGTCATTACCATACGTGCGTTTAAACGTACAGCAAAACCTGGTAAAATCAGTCCGAATAATTGGGCGGTGATTACAGCGGTTATCACAACGCTGACAATTATGTTAATGTTCATTTATAGCTTGATGTAGACTCGCATTAAGCATATATCATCATGACAACTTGAGTAGGTTGTTCAAACACCTTGAGTTCTTTTGAGGTGTATTTTACGATGGATATTGCATGACGCAGTCAAACCGCGTTCCCATGTTCACTGATGACTATTATCATATGTAAATTTCAATTTCCACATCATTTGCGATAACACTGTAATTTTAAATGCAGTGTGCGCGAAATGATGTGGCTTTTTTATTTTGATGTTTACATTGTGATGGTCGCTGATATGCATTTAACAACAATTTTTAAATGAGAACTGGATTTAAACTTAATAGAAAATTTAAATTTAATATTGTGTAAAAGTTGGCTTAATGCTAAAATTTTATTGATAATGAAAATCATTATCAATAATTGCTTTTATAAGGAGACAGAATAATGCGCGTGATAATGAATGTTTATGTGTTGTTCTTGATCCTTTGTGTGCTCACTGTCTGCTCTTTATTTATTGGTGTGAGTCGTGTCCCTATCACTGAGCTATTTCAATTTAATGCGCATCAACTGAATATCTTATGGGCAAGTCGAATACCAAGAACAGTAAGTATTTTAATTTCTGGGAGTGCTCTAGCGCTTGCAGGGCTTATTATGCAACAAATGATGCAAAACAAATTTGTGAGTCCAACGACTGCAGGGACGATGGAATGGGCAAAATTAGGTATTTTAATATCACTTATCTTTTTCCCAAAACAACATATCCTTTTAAAATTGGTTTTTGCCGTTTTATGCAGCTTATTTGGAACATTTATGTTTGTTCAAATTGTGCAACGGATTAAGTTCAAAGACGTGATCTTTGTACCGCTCATCGGCATCATGCTTGGCGGGATTGTCTCTAGTTTTGCGACTTTTATTGCATTAAGAACAAACGCTGTTCAGAGTATTGGCAATTGGCTAAATGGTAATTTCGCGATAATTACGAGCGGACGCTATGAAGTTTTGTATTTGAGTATACCGCTACTCATTCTTACATATATTTTTGCAAATCAATTTACGATTGCTGGAATGGGACGTGATTTCAGTAAAAATCTAGGCTTAAATTATGAATGGATTATGAATATAGGCTTGTTTATTACTGCCACGATGACTGCACTTGTTGTAGTCACTGTTGGGACGTTACCTTTCTTAGGGTTGATTGTGCCAAACATTGTTTCAATTTTTAAGGGTGATCATTTAAAAAATGCGTTGCCACAAACAGCGATTCTCGGCGCCATTTTTGTGATGATTTCTGACATTTTTGGCCGTCTTATCGTTTATCCATACGAAATCAATATTGGACTAACGATTGGTATATTTGGCACATTTGTTTTTATTGTGATGTTAATGAAAGGACGTCGACATTATGAACAATAAACCTTTGAGAACACTTATCTTTTTAATGTTAGGTACAGTGATTGCGGCTTTGATGTATTTATTGATCGGAATTGATTTCGAAATATTTGCCTACCAAATTTCAAGTCGACTTAGAAAATTTTTCTTAATTTTATTAGTTGGCGCTGCGATATCCGCATCGACAGTTGTTTTTCAGTCGATTACAGTCAATCGACTATTAACCCCGTCCATTATGGGATTAGATGCTGTCTACTTGTTTAGTAAAGTACTGATATTATTTGTATTTGGTGTGAATTCAGTCTTCGTCCATTCTTTTTATTTAAATTTTTCAATATCGCTTATTGCTATGGTCATATTTGCACTGCTTTTATTTGAAGTTATTTTTAAATTCGGTCAGTTTTCTATCTATTTTATTTTACTGATCGGTGTTATTCTGGGGACATTTTTTAGAAGTATTACCAGTTTTCTTGAGCTCTTAATTAACCCAGAAGATTTCTTAGCTGTACAAAGTGCCATGTTTGCAAATTTTGATGCATCTCAAACACCGCTTGTAATGATTTGTGCGGTTGTGTTACTTGTATTGCTTGGTATTACAGTGGCAGTGATTCCTTATTTAGACGTTCTCTTATTAGGGAGAGCCCAAGCGATTAATTTAGGTGTGAATTACAATGTGGTCACACGCTTACTGTTAATTCTTGTCGCACTACTAGTCGCTATTGCAACAGCTTTAGTAGGGCCGATTACCTTTTTAGGTCTTTTAACAATTAACTTAGCCCATGAGTTAATGAAAACATTTGAGCATCGCTATATATTACCTGCAACAATTTGTATCAGTTGGATTAGTTTATTTATAGCACAGTGGATTGTGGAACACTTATTCGAAGCAACAACACAAGTGAGTATACTGATTAATTTAATTGGTGGTATTTACTTTATTTACTTATTAATGAGAAGGAGGACAGCGGCATGATTCGTATTCGAGGATTAAACCAATCTATCGATGGTAAAGAGATACTCAAAGATATTGATGTTGATATTGAAAAAGGAAAATTAACATCTTTGATTGGTCCAAACGGTGCTGGAAAGAGTACATTACTTTCAGCAATGAGTCGTTTGAATTCATTTGATTCTGGGGCTATTGAGATCGAGGGTCAAGCAATAGAAACGTATCAAAGTCAGACGCTTGCGCAACGTTTATCCATTCTGAAACAAACTAATCATACAGAGTTAAATATTACCGTTGAACAGCTCGTTAATTTTGGTCGCTTTCCTTATTCGAAGGGCTATTTAAAGAAAGAGGATAAAGAAAAAGTTAATGAAGCACTCTCATTATTAAAGTTGGAAGAAATTCGACATCGTTATCTTAAAACGTTATCCGGAGGTCAGCGTCAACGCGCTTATATTGCGATGACAATTGCTCAAGATACGGATTACATTTTATTAGATGAGCCTTTAAATAATTTGGATATGAAGCATTCTGTCCAAATTATGCAGACGTTACGTGAACTTGCTGCTTTTCACAATAAGACCATTGTGGTTGTCTTACATGATATTAATTTTGCTTCTGTATATTCAGATCGTATTGTCGCTCTGAAGGATGGCAAATTGATCAAAGCAGCACCTAAACGCGAAGTCATTCATACAGCTGTATTAAAAGAACTTTATGAAATGGATGTCAAAATAGAAGAAATTCGTGGACAACAGATTTGTATTTATTTTGATGAATAATGCTGTATATCATTAAAAGCAACACGATTAAATAGCTTAAATATGTGGAGGAAAACAATGAAAAAACTGGGTCTATTATTAATGATGACACTCATGGTGATTTTAGTCGCATGTGGTAATCAAAACAATGATAAAAAAGAAGAAACGAAAGAAGCGGACAGCAAAAAAACTGTTGAAATTAAAAATGATTTCACTTTAAGAGGGGAAGCTAAAGACGGTAGCGAAGACAAATCATATCAAGATACAGTGAAATTAGATAAAGTTCCTGAAAAAGCAGTCGTTTTTGATTATGGTACGGTCGATACGATGAAAGCACTTGGATTAGAAGATAAAATTGTCGCGTTACCAAAAGGTGAAGGTGGTGCATCACTTCCAGATTTCTTAGATGATTTTAAAGATGATCGCTATGCGAATACAGGGAGTTTGAAAGAGATTAATTTTGATGTTGTCGCAAAAGCAAAACCAGATGTCATTTATTTATCACCAAGAACAGCGTCACAGAAAAATATTGATGAATTAAAAAAAGCAGCCCCTAAAGCAAAATTAATTTATACGGGTGCTAACGATAAAAATTATGTAGCTTCTATGAAAACAAACACTGAAAATTTAGGTAAGATTTATGATCAATCAGACAAAGCGAATCAACTTGTTAAAGATTTAGACCAAAAGATTGATGAAATGAAAGCAAAAACGAAAAACATTGATGAAAAAGCAATGTACTTACTTGTTAATGAAGGTGAATTATCAACATTTGGCGCTGGTGACCGTTTTGGTAATTTAGTTTATGGTACATTAGGATTTAAACCAGCTGATGACCACATTAAGAGTAGTAGACATGGTCAGAATGTGACAAATGAATATGTCAGTGAGAAAAATCCAGGTATTATTTTTGCGATGGATCGTGGTCAAGCGATAGGTGAACAATCTTCAGCAAAACAGGTACTTAGCAATGATGTGCTTAAAAATGTAAAAGCAATCAAAGATAAAAAAGTTGTCGAAGTAGATCCAAAATTATGGTATTTTGCATCTGGTTCAACGACTACAACAATTAAACAAATTGATGAATTGGAAAAAGGGCTTAACTTAAAATAAGGTTCTAAGCTTTTAGTGATTCTATGTTATAGACAGGGTTGGAGCGACACGGTTCCAGCCCTATCTTTATATAGAGCATCGAGTTTGCAAGAAGCAAGTTACCATAATAGAACGCTTTGATGATGAACAATATGACACGCATGCTTAGCTATGGCGCTTATTCGATTCATTATCGATTAAAAAATTGGTATAATACGTTTAAATTGAAAAAACGAAAGAGTGAGAAGGATGGTCAATACTTTAGTCATCACAGACGGTCAACCTTACACCCATGAATATGTAAATATGATGCGGGAGCAAGGTCATAAAGTTTATGTACAAGTGTCACCGACTATGGCACAAACGACGAATGGGCGAACACGCCACATTGATTTATTTAACAAAGCAGATGTTGTAAAGGCGCTAGAAGATATTGCTTTTGTCGTGATTATTGGAGATCCACATTATTCTAACAACGCCTTAACACAAGGACGTGTGATTAATTTGGAGCGACTCATCTATGATAATTTAGCAACCGCTATGCATCAAGCGGGTGTCCAAAAATGTTTAGCAATTCAAGCACGTCTCAATCCTATACTTGAACAAACATTGGCAGCTTATAATATTGATGTGATTCATCAAAAAATAAAGGTGAGACATTTAAAATGGGGAAAACGTGCGCTTTACCAACTGAGTAAAGAAACACAAACTGTACGTTCTATACAGGCCCTTGAAATTCCTGAAAATGTTTCCATGGATGGTGTTACATCTATGTATGGTCGCTTTCTTAAGACATTGAATGGTCGATTGATCAACGGTGTCTATGATGGAACGCGTTTTACAATTATTTTAATGCCATTCAAGTTACCCCTCATTCAAATGTATCACGACACCACAAGTGATCCTGTTAAAAGCGTAGTACTCAATATTACAGGGGGATTGCTTGTTAAAAGAAGCGGTCGGATTCCAAGGTTAGAGTTTAGACGTTTAGAAGGCGCAACAACGACTTGCTTAATCGCTTTGCATGACTTTGTGCCGAGATTACCTTGGCCGATTTATCGTTTAACACAGGCGCCATTGCATGTAGGCGTTTCATATTTATTTTATAAGTATTGGAATAGCTTTAAATAAAGAAAAGGCTTTAAGTTCACTAAAAAGAAAAACTCACCTAGTCCATGAGACTGGG from Staphylococcus schleiferi includes the following:
- a CDS encoding CidA/LrgA family protein: MIKLKKCFKVLSQLLIIYGITLLGNGIQQLFHIPLAGSIVGLILFFILLQFKIVKVEWIKEGANFLLATMVFFFIPSVIGVMDVVSELNLNFVVFFSLVVLGTILVAYSSGLVAEKMTTGRVFRKGHEQS
- a CDS encoding MFS transporter, translated to MTLPKNVKLRLLMLFIQNASVNAVFPFMALLLTHYLGGKKAGLMLIVGILLKFSGSIIGGYLSDHLPLKKHVIACLTAMSALLFLGMGAVLAQLEGAQSFQLLFLVFLACYLLNELFTALAKPMYNALALDSIDETNRQPYARFKYWISNTSTALGMLIGGLFYSSFKVCLFILIFICLTLNVLILYFGVQEARRTISHPSARRFVAMFQRYQVAYRNRPFVLLLISSMLILSAEMSLSSYVAVRLEHQFKTFQLFGFPIDGVRMFSILLLINTLTIISLSFAILHYFKRFKVATVLNIGFLFFAGGYTVVMSNNHAVVLVIFMLMATIGEILFTPTVEAEKIRFIPADTRGAHSALDSWVPIGAELISRLFLIIGTVLTPLMMSGLVLATVVIGFLLLLSTVKRYEAV
- a CDS encoding LrgB family protein, which gives rise to MMFLQGVAMIALTVVMYILSRKLYTKFNFPILNPVLITSISVIMILLLFRLDYHSYMVGGQWINQLLGSTVVCLAFPLYLNRHKILKYFKTIFVSVLTAVTLNFSLIYFSLKLLGYGREDIVTLLPRSITAAVGVQVSHQLGGEDTVTIMFIIATGLVGSMIGATLVRMTNFQTSIARGMTFGNASHAFGTARALEMDLESGAFSSIGMILSAVLSSVMLPILLMLFY
- a CDS encoding iron chelate uptake ABC transporter family permease subunit → MNNKPLRTLIFLMLGTVIAALMYLLIGIDFEIFAYQISSRLRKFFLILLVGAAISASTVVFQSITVNRLLTPSIMGLDAVYLFSKVLILFVFGVNSVFVHSFYLNFSISLIAMVIFALLLFEVIFKFGQFSIYFILLIGVILGTFFRSITSFLELLINPEDFLAVQSAMFANFDASQTPLVMICAVVLLVLLGITVAVIPYLDVLLLGRAQAINLGVNYNVVTRLLLILVALLVAIATALVGPITFLGLLTINLAHELMKTFEHRYILPATICISWISLFIAQWIVEHLFEATTQVSILINLIGGIYFIYLLMRRRTAA
- a CDS encoding ATP-grasp domain-containing protein; this translates as MKTLLFINLRSHKVERVAPIIEAKRQGYRVVLMIDHDPQLIDSGLDEVIEIDTYDETAVVEAVLAYHQKQPLSGILTWSDKDVELVAQLNDRLQLPGIPMSHVKNARNKYLMRVAFDQVPDISPTFENVRSEDDFRRAVARIGTPGILKPVGASGSKGIFKIESESCIDDVYETLRHATSPERDKVYSYYPNDYIYEGYLVGEEVSVEGVVQNGEVRIAGITDKAVTPEYSLEYIAIFPSDKHATLQQEIKTKATQAIQSLGIDHCAFHLEGRATKDGFKVIEAAARPGGGFITSHLIPGASGHSFIEKILDVSVGNDVTENWPIFDQTSKKMCFYSVMAEQAGTFQGIKGLDRLVEIPGVHYVIPLKNVGDAIVMPPEHFSSCFVLNIVLEGETTEALRQKIDWIHKVIEVVVE
- a CDS encoding ABC transporter permease; translation: MRVIMNVYVLFLILCVLTVCSLFIGVSRVPITELFQFNAHQLNILWASRIPRTVSILISGSALALAGLIMQQMMQNKFVSPTTAGTMEWAKLGILISLIFFPKQHILLKLVFAVLCSLFGTFMFVQIVQRIKFKDVIFVPLIGIMLGGIVSSFATFIALRTNAVQSIGNWLNGNFAIITSGRYEVLYLSIPLLILTYIFANQFTIAGMGRDFSKNLGLNYEWIMNIGLFITATMTALVVVTVGTLPFLGLIVPNIVSIFKGDHLKNALPQTAILGAIFVMISDIFGRLIVYPYEINIGLTIGIFGTFVFIVMLMKGRRHYEQ
- a CDS encoding ATP-grasp domain-containing protein codes for the protein MTILMLSSTEHAKTPYDEWFPDTAEQMILFCPAEKKDSYADKNYLRIEAFEHYMVNPNIEMRALELSAQYNITHVLSISEFDVIRAAKIRALLEIEGQSLISAEAYRDKVLMKQLLQSTAVKIPHFDKAIDGANIQRFVEKYGYPVVLKPIDGSGSSDVVIAREQQDIDMFLQTHPDIGRYEIEQFIDGEMYHVDGLVHNAEVKCAYVSHYYNGCLAFKDHQPLASYMLKADNSLSQALQQEVKQVVAALPTLPNGSFHAEFFVTPTNDIYFCEIASRTGGGEIGRTLEHAIGMQLNQMSLYLQTGRADEVDGHTQIQRYGGFILLPPQNATFQGIQQQLDEDWVLFQSLKATPGQSFGAAQLSVNHIMSVVIEGEDEATLIARIDQVIAWYQKEVQWK
- the cidR gene encoding cidABC operon transcriptional activator CidR, with the protein product MDIKQMKYFVEVVRQEGMTRAAETLYIAQPTISKAIKELELELGEPLFDRSKRQLSLTDVGEVFFNKACEILNLYDSLPFEISSLLGIEKGYVSIGLSAIMDMERFGQVLGEFHQKYPDVVFNLNENGGKTIEAQVRNNDIHLGLTSLPVNNQEFDSFPLYSERFEVVMHHLHPLAHQQSVTISDLKDEDFVMFNEDFYLNDKIIAVTRQAGFVPHIVSKISQWRFIEHLITAKMGISILPENIVRIIAQNPEIRVLQLSDVTLDWEMGVIWKKDVHLNHATKTFLDYLNIHLPLAQQGDSVIIEKSND
- a CDS encoding ABC transporter ATP-binding protein is translated as MIRIRGLNQSIDGKEILKDIDVDIEKGKLTSLIGPNGAGKSTLLSAMSRLNSFDSGAIEIEGQAIETYQSQTLAQRLSILKQTNHTELNITVEQLVNFGRFPYSKGYLKKEDKEKVNEALSLLKLEEIRHRYLKTLSGGQRQRAYIAMTIAQDTDYILLDEPLNNLDMKHSVQIMQTLRELAAFHNKTIVVVLHDINFASVYSDRIVALKDGKLIKAAPKREVIHTAVLKELYEMDVKIEEIRGQQICIYFDE